In Mixophyes fleayi isolate aMixFle1 chromosome 4, aMixFle1.hap1, whole genome shotgun sequence, the following proteins share a genomic window:
- the LOC142150820 gene encoding uncharacterized protein LOC142150820 — MPFGLCDAPAVFQSFINEILRDLLYSSVVIYLEYILIFSQDAHSHHLHVIEVLSRLKKNQLYCKLEKCSFEASSMPFLGYIISGSGLQMDPEKVRAILDWPRPATLKAVQRFLGFSNYYRQFIQGYSTIVAPITAFTKKGANTKDWTEEALEAFTFLKRAFSFAHILRQPNISQPFFFRSGRLCYWSRSSTRPEVSS, encoded by the coding sequence atgcccttcggactTTGTGATgctccagctgtcttccaaagttTCATTAACGAGATCTTAAGAGACCTGCTCTATTCATCTGTGGTCATCTACCTGGAAtacatcctcatcttctcccaggaTGCTCATTCACATCACCTACATGTCATTGAGGTTCTGTCTAGGCTGAAGAAGAACCAACTGTATTGTAAGTTAGAGAAGTGCTCCTTTGAAGCTTCCTCCATGCCATTTCTAGGGTATATCATCTCCGGTTCTGGGTTacagatggaccctgagaaagttcGAGCAATCTTGGATTGGCCACGTCCCGCCACCCTCAAAGCGGTGCAACGCTTCTTAGGGTTCTcaaactactacagacaatttatccAGGGGTATTCCACCATTGTTGCACCCATCACAGCCTTCACGAAAAAAGGGGCTAATACCAAGGATTGGACGGAGGAAGCCTTAGAGGCATTCACATTTCTGAAACGGGCCTTCTCTTTTGCACACATCCTCAGACAACCCAATATCTCgcaaccatttttttttagaagtggACGCCTCTGCTATTGGAGTAGGAGCAGTACTCGCCCAGAAGTATCCTCCTAA